The Gossypium hirsutum isolate 1008001.06 chromosome A03, Gossypium_hirsutum_v2.1, whole genome shotgun sequence genome contains the following window.
AGCAGAAAAATTGGTATGGTCATCTAGTCAATGTGTTCATTGGTCAAAGTTGATATTAATTGCAAAGTGCTTATATGTAAAACTTTTTCTTGTTGATATGAAGTATTTGTTTCAGTTATAGTTTCAAGCTCATTGTAATTACTATGTTTGTGATGTTAGACTCAAGGTTACTTCCTGATCATTTGTTATTGGGTAATGGTTTATACAGCTTGGTTGAActtaactttaattattattattctatacaATGCAGTTTATGAGTTAAGTAGTTTTGAGGTGGTGAAGGGTGAGATGTTTTACTGTTTTATGGTTTGGCTAATTTGATCTGTTTTATGCTTCACATATCCAGTCTGTTGCAATTTGCTCTTTTATGTCTAAATGTTGCAGTTACCATTTTACTTTTCAGGGAATGGCATCTTCCAAGAATGATGGGTTTTCTCTCACTTCTGGAGACTTCCCTACTCTTGGGTCTGAAAAGGATACCTCTGGAAAGAACGCAGAGTTGcaaggttcttttttttttttcttggttgtATATTTATCCTTGTGGTTTAAAGTTTGATCTTCTGTCAAAACATTACCTTAGTATGCGTTCTCAAATGAACTTTTTCTCCATGAGAAAACTTGCCGTCCACTTAtgccccccccccaaaaaaaaaaaaagcttgttCCACCTAATATTTAACTTTTAGTTTAAATATTTGTAGCTTAATCACTTGTATGGCATGAAGTTCAATATTGAAAGCTCCATTTTCTGATGAAATCTTTTATTGCTGAATAGCCATACTGGAATATGTATTTTAAATGTGGATGGGGGAGTTTCTTGGATTGGCATGTGAAGCTCCATCTCCAGGCTGATAATGATATCTGTTATTGTTGTGTGTTTTCTACGTTGATTTAGTAAAGTAGGATAATCACAGGATAATTAATGGATTTATGTGCTTGAGTGGGCCATTCTTTTCCATTCCTTCTCAATGATTAACTTTAATTGCAGAGCATGGTTCTCAAGGTCGCCCTGGTTCATCCTCTGGAGTCGCACCAATTAAAGAGAAAATTGGGACTTCTGTTGGTTTGTGTGCAACTTTCTGTTTGCATCATTTTTGTTTCACATCAACTTTTGTTATATTGGATTTTAACACTCTGATATGATTAAGTTGTTTATGCGTGTTCTTTTTCCAGTTGATATCTCTGGGAACGAAAATCAAAAGACTGGGGCTGCAAATTTTTGGAGAAGAGATAATCCTCCATATAGTGAAGATGGAGTCCGACCTAGCATGGAGAAGTGGCATACAGATCCCCGAGGACCCCATCCATACCCTAATACTGCTATTCCCCCCCAGCATTATGATGCTTGGCATGGTCCACCAATTAACAATCATCCAGGTGGTGTCTGGTATAGAGGACCTCCTGTAGGTCCTCCATATGGACCGCCAGTTCCTCCTGGGGGCTTCCCTTTGGAGCCATTTCCTTACTATCGACCTCAGATTCCTGGTAGTGCTCATGCAAATCCACGACCAGTTCCTCCTCCAGGAGCAGGGCCAAGGGGACCTCATCCAAAAAATGGAGATATGTATAGAGGCCCTATGCCTGATGCTTTTGTCCGCCCAGGTATGCCAATTAGACCTGCATTTTACCCTGGTCCAGTGGCCTATGAGGGCTACTATGGTCCTCCCATGGGCTATTGTAATTTAAATGAGCGAGAAATGCCATTTATGGGGATGCCTGCTGGTCCTGCTTATAACCGGCATCCAGGTCAAAATGCTCCAGATCCTGGTAGTTCCCATGCCCGGCCCAGTGGCTTTGGTCCTCCTGGAAAAGCATTGGTTGCAGAGCATTTTGAATCTGGCCATCCAAATGATAACCGAGGACCATACAAGGTTCTTCTTAAGCAGCATGATGGCTGGGAAGGAAAGGATGAAGAGCACGGGTCAGAGGATAATGTGACCAGTGTAGTAGAGAAGGGTGATCTAAAGAGAACATCGTCATGGGAAAATGACTGGAAAGCAGATCAGAGAAAGGAGGAAGAAGTGAATATGAGTACAGTTGTTGAAGAAACTTCCACTCAGATATCTGATCACCATGCCAAAGTAAAGTCATCTGAAGGTGTAAAAAAGGCTAGGGCATATGGCGACATTTCAGTGAAGAAAATGGAGCATCCAGACCCTGGTGCTGCAAAAGATTCCAGCCTGATCGAGAAAATAGAGAGTTTAAATGCAAAGTCTCGGGCCTCTGATGGGCATTATGAGTCTGTTTGCAGAATGGAAGAGCTGAAAAATAAATCACAAGTAGTTAATGCAAAGGTGAAGCATTTTGCAAATGAAGTTGCTACTGGGTCTCGTGCTGTATTTCATGATAGAGTGCTTGCTTCTGGAATGACTGGACCTACCTCTAATGAAGTAGGTGTTTCAGCTGGAGATAAGAGACTGGATTTACCAGCTGCTGGTGGAGCTGACATGAACAGGTTGCTTGTCGTTCTAGCTgcttttatttgataatttgttTGTGGTTCTTACTTAGATGCACATTTACAGGAGATCTACCCATAGTAGGCATGGTAGGACTGATCATCGAGGCAGGGGAAGATTCAATTCTGAAGATGTTGATGGATGGAGAAAGAAACTTCCATTTATGGATTCTTCAAATGTAAAGTCTGCCGCACATTTTGAAAACCCTTCTGAATCAAATGTGCAAGACTACGTATCATTAGAAGCTTCAGACAAGTCTGGATCATATCCCCAAGCAAGAGATGAGGGTGAGTTGATGCCTCCGGTGTATGATCCAAGTGATAGCGAAGCGCAGGTAATTTTCTTCATATTATATGCCTTGTTGTTTTTAACCTAAATTTAATGTACAAATATATTTGACAATTTCTTCAGCGTGCCATGATGAGGGAACTTGCTAAGCAGCGTGCCAAACAACGTCAAAAAGAGGAGGAAGAGCGGGCTAGAGACCAGAAGGCTAAGGCTCTGGCTAAACTGGAAGAGTTGAACAGGCGTACACAAACAGCTGAAGGTTTTACTCCGAAGTTGGAATTTGTCCCAGATATTGCTGTCCAGAGTAAGCAGGAAGAATCCAGAATGCTTGCTGATGAAATTCCCTCTAGCAGATCTGAAATAACATCCTCGGTTTCTAGCCCAACTGTAGTTGCAGATGTTGGTCAAAGCAGCACTGTGGAACTTGAAAAGCCAACTGTTTTGTCCAATCAACAACCTTCAGTGTCAACAAAGATTGCTCATAAGGCAACTACAGAAATTCATAACTGTTCTTTGCCCTTGCAGCAGAGAGTTAATAATGCTGATGCTTCTCTCCATAATCACCCACAAGCTAGCGATGGTAGCACTTCAAAGCAGAAGCATATGGGCTATTGGAAAAAGGATCCTTACTCATTGGATAAGAGTTCCAGTGAGAAGTATATTTCTACAGGTACAACTGAATTGCCAAATATCCGTGCAGATGCAGTAGTTGATGCAGGTCCATCTGCTGAGGCTGTTGCAAATGAAACTGACTCAATGTCCGAGTCAATTTCTACACAATATGTTGTGAATGAGTCCACAATGcaccagaaaaagaaaaatagcagGAGTGGCAAGAACAAACACAAAGTGGAGGAGGCATCATCTACGGCTCCTTTATGGTCTGggatttcaaaagaaacaaatcatACAAGTTCTGTTGAGAGTTTGAAGTCAAAGTCTTTTGAATCTAAGTTGGATCCTCACTCATTTCAGTCTCTGACTGAATCAAAGGATGGAAATCAGTCTTCAGAGCAGGATGTAGCTTTTCCTAATGAAGAAGCCTATGGTCAATTGAATAACCAGTGGAAATCTCAGCATTCTCGCAGGATGCCACGAAATCCACAGGCTTATAAATCTGCAGTCCATGGTGATGCTGTTGTCTGGGCACCTGTGCGGTCACATGCCAAAGTTGAGGTTACTGAAGAGGTTAGCCATAAATCGGCAGTTGAGAATGTTGCTTCACAGACAAAGAATGATGATCAAGTGCAGAACAATCCAAGAAATAAGAGGGCTGAGGTAGAGAGATACATCCCAAAGCCTGTTGCAAAAGAAATGGCTCAGCAAATAATTTCTCAGCAACCAGTAACTCATTCAGATGATCCGAATGCAGCAGATGAGATCGTGGGAAGAGCAGATTCTGGGTCCTATGGTATTGAATGTTCTCAACATTCAGAAACAGCCACCAGGACAGTGGGGAACCCTACAGAGTCAAGGAATGATGGCAGGCAGGGAAGAGGACATGGATCTTGGCGGCAACGGGCCTCAGCTGAGGCAACTTCGCAAGGCTTGCAAGATAGACATTATTCCACTCCAAGTAAAAATGCTCAGAAGTCAACTGAGCAGAAGCAACCCCAGAAACCTGATTTCAGCCTAGTGAAAGAGCAGCCCAAGTATGATGAATGGAATGCTTCTGATGGTTGGAACATGCCTGAAAATCCTGATTCTACTGTACCACCTGTACCTGTTTCAAGATATCAGGGGATGACAGGCAGAGGAAAGCGACATCCATTCAAGGGACAGAAGGGTGGGGGAAACAACTATAATTCTGATCACAAGAAAACTAATAATGGGGAAGCTGATAAACTTAACTCACGATCTTCAGCCCCTGAGATGGCTCAATTAGATTCACCTGCTGCATCAAAAGAGAATCGTGGTGGTGGGGACCGATCGGCATCTCATTGGCAACCCAAATCTTCACCCATCAATCAAAGAGGAAGCAGGCCTGATAGTGATCAAAATGTTGGTACTGAAATTAGTAGGACTAACAAAAAGGATTCTGCTCCTCAGGCTAAGGTGTCGCATCCATCTCAACCAGAAAAACAAACCAGTAAAGGTGTGACTCTGCCTCCTAAAGATCATTATGTCTCCGAAAAAGGTGTTGAAGAGGCACATAATGTTGGGCTTCATGAATCCAAGAGGGAAAGGAATGTAACTTCACATAAAGAGCGCCCACACTCCCCAAACCAAGGTCCTGGTCTTCCAGTCGAGGCGCCTCCATCGAATATGGATAATAGAAATGAGCAGCGTTCAGTCTCAGGGTTCCGCAAAAATGGAAACCAAACTAACCGATATGGCAGAGGGCATGAATCTCGTGGTGATTGGGGCTCATCTGGTCAAGAAAAGCAGCCTAACCCACCAGCAAATCGTGAGAGGCAGAGGCACAATTCACATTACGAGTACCAGCCAGTTGGACcccaaaataataacaataatagtagAGCAAATAATCCTGAAGGAGGAAGAGAGGGATCTCATGGCACTGGTGCAAGGTACAAGGAGAGGGGTCAGACACACTCAAGGCGTGGTGGGGGTAACTTCCATGGACGTCTAAGTGGCATTGGTGGTTATGAGTAGGGAGGAAGAAATTGAGGGTAGGTATGTTATTTTGTTTTGGCGTAAACCGCAATCTGCCATGAACAAGAATTGGTTTGATCCCCACATATTTTCAGGTATTCACGAGTAGGCAGCATTTTTGTGTTGTAAAAAACTATTAAATCTTGTC
Protein-coding sequences here:
- the LOC121220099 gene encoding protein MODIFIER OF SNC1 1; this encodes MTSSTLSGERRWASARRSGMTVLGKVAVPKPINLPSQRLENHGLDPNVEIVPKGTLSWGSKSSSSSNAWGSSTLAPNTDGGGSSPSHLSARPSSGGSGTRPSTAGSDRAHEPANARGSDSRPSSSSGPVASSQTSLASLRPRSAETRPGSSQLSRFAEAVPEYSGAWGGSGTAEKLGMASSKNDGFSLTSGDFPTLGSEKDTSGKNAELQEHGSQGRPGSSSGVAPIKEKIGTSVVDISGNENQKTGAANFWRRDNPPYSEDGVRPSMEKWHTDPRGPHPYPNTAIPPQHYDAWHGPPINNHPGGVWYRGPPVGPPYGPPVPPGGFPLEPFPYYRPQIPGSAHANPRPVPPPGAGPRGPHPKNGDMYRGPMPDAFVRPGMPIRPAFYPGPVAYEGYYGPPMGYCNLNEREMPFMGMPAGPAYNRHPGQNAPDPGSSHARPSGFGPPGKALVAEHFESGHPNDNRGPYKVLLKQHDGWEGKDEEHGSEDNVTSVVEKGDLKRTSSWENDWKADQRKEEEVNMSTVVEETSTQISDHHAKVKSSEGVKKARAYGDISVKKMEHPDPGAAKDSSLIEKIESLNAKSRASDGHYESVCRMEELKNKSQVVNAKVKHFANEVATGSRAVFHDRVLASGMTGPTSNEVGVSAGDKRLDLPAAGGADMNRRSTHSRHGRTDHRGRGRFNSEDVDGWRKKLPFMDSSNVKSAAHFENPSESNVQDYVSLEASDKSGSYPQARDEGELMPPVYDPSDSEAQRAMMRELAKQRAKQRQKEEEERARDQKAKALAKLEELNRRTQTAEGFTPKLEFVPDIAVQSKQEESRMLADEIPSSRSEITSSVSSPTVVADVGQSSTVELEKPTVLSNQQPSVSTKIAHKATTEIHNCSLPLQQRVNNADASLHNHPQASDGSTSKQKHMGYWKKDPYSLDKSSSEKYISTGTTELPNIRADAVVDAGPSAEAVANETDSMSESISTQYVVNESTMHQKKKNSRSGKNKHKVEEASSTAPLWSGISKETNHTSSVESLKSKSFESKLDPHSFQSLTESKDGNQSSEQDVAFPNEEAYGQLNNQWKSQHSRRMPRNPQAYKSAVHGDAVVWAPVRSHAKVEVTEEVSHKSAVENVASQTKNDDQVQNNPRNKRAEVERYIPKPVAKEMAQQIISQQPVTHSDDPNAADEIVGRADSGSYGIECSQHSETATRTVGNPTESRNDGRQGRGHGSWRQRASAEATSQGLQDRHYSTPSKNAQKSTEQKQPQKPDFSLVKEQPKYDEWNASDGWNMPENPDSTVPPVPVSRYQGMTGRGKRHPFKGQKGGGNNYNSDHKKTNNGEADKLNSRSSAPEMAQLDSPAASKENRGGGDRSASHWQPKSSPINQRGSRPDSDQNVGTEISRTNKKDSAPQAKVSHPSQPEKQTSKGVTLPPKDHYVSEKGVEEAHNVGLHESKRERNVTSHKERPHSPNQGPGLPVEAPPSNMDNRNEQRSVSGFRKNGNQTNRYGRGHESRGDWGSSGQEKQPNPPANRERQRHNSHYEYQPVGPQNNNNNSRANNPEGGREGSHGTGARYKERGQTHSRRGGGNFHGRLSGIGGYE